In Lates calcarifer isolate ASB-BC8 unplaced genomic scaffold, TLL_Latcal_v3 _unitig_2006_quiver_642, whole genome shotgun sequence, the following proteins share a genomic window:
- the ankrd9 gene encoding ankyrin repeat domain-containing protein 9 translates to MPWLLSSQVDLVSSSPSERQCERTAFSFYCAVRERLPVWLLEDMRSMEVFCWEDGRPRAFLPSEALLYALVHDHQDYASYLLNRYSVSALRAPRCSFCCRRSSGTPHLNVAVRYDRVSILGAMVETLKDCDAQSERRELLDGCGGCSHVADAGKTAVQLAVELSRADCLLLLLAHGARPDGLDAALQTLVSCDSTQRRHAQRCFDLLLLFLPEPPRPRRLREEPQRWQSLLGNEVFDWLCGSAPPPLLLQALRCLARSGPDRISTLPDFLQLHSWQ, encoded by the coding sequence ATGCCGTGGCTGCTGTCATCTCAGGTGGACCTCGTGTCCTCGTCACCGTCTGAGCGTCAGTGCGAACGGACCGCCTTTTCCTTTTATTGCGCGGTGCGGGAGCGGCTGCCGGTCTGGCTGCTGGAGGACATGCGCAGTATGGAGGTGTTCTGCTGGGAGGACGGACGCCCACGAGCCTTCCTGCCGTCTGAGGCGCTGCTGTACGCGCTCGTGCACGACCACCAGGACTACGCGAGTTACCTGCTCAACAGGTACTCGGTGAGCGCTCTCAGAGCGCCGCGCTGCAGCTTCTGCTGCCGCCGCAGCAGCGGCACGCCGCACCTGAACGTGGCGGTGCGTTACGACCGCGTGTCGATCCTGGGCGCGATGGTGGAAACTCTGAAGGACTGCGACGCGCAGAGCGAGCGGCGAGAGCTGCTGGACGGCTGCGGCGGCTGCTCGCACGTCGCCGACGCGGGAAAGACTGCGGTGCAGCTGGCGGTGGAGCTTTCGCGCGCcgactgtctgctgctgctgctggctcacGGCGCGCGGCCCGACGGACTGGACGCTGCGCTGCAGACGCTCGTGTCGTGCGACTCGACGCAGCGACGCCACGCGCAGCGCTGCTTCgacctgttgctgctgtttctgcccGAACCGCCGCGGCCGCGCCGCCTGCGGGAGGAGCCGCAGCGCTGGCAAAGCCTGTTGGGAAATGAAGTGTTCGACTGGCTGTGCGGTTCGGCCCCGCCCCCCCTCCTGCTGCAGGCTCTCCGGTGTCTGGCCCGGTCCGGACCAGATCGGATCAGCACCCTGCCCGATTTCTTGCAGCTGCACAGCTGGCAGTGA
- the rcor1 gene encoding REST corepressor 1 — MPAMLERNPEAPGKRRGRAPAGGGGSSGPGAAANPGGKNLSGNGTSTNSCWEEGSSGSSSDEEHGGGGMRVGPQYQAVVPDFDPEVAQAAQLRENLGMLVWIPSNCLNQTQLDEYIAIAKEKHGYNMEQALGMLFWHKHNIEKSLADLPNFTPFPDEWTVEDRVLFEQAFSFHGKSFHRIQQMLPDKSMASLVRFYYSWKKSRSKTSLMDRQTRKHKRERDDSDDEVEDGNRNPPSDSEFDQNKDDKKEVSPGSERSEVKPAAGLKTGGKASQRMKKRPPRGMFLNQQDVVSLSSSSAQGLIRHLDCQLVSIKRQIQTIKQTNSTLKEKLSSGVDEFRQPEVNQKFNTRWTTEEQLLAVQAIRKYGRDFQAISDVIGNKSVVQVKNFLVNYRRRFNLDEVLQEWEAEHGMEGGEGGDEGGEEDKMEEKMEVCPAEEEEVTAKETKENSSSPVDSQKPLAS; from the exons ATGCCGGCGATGCTGGAGAGAAACCCGGAGGCTCCGGGGAAGAGAAGAGGCAGAGCCCCGGCgggcggcggcggcagcagcggcCCCGGAGCAGCAGCGAACCCGGGCGGGAAGAATCTGTCCGGTAATGGAACCAGCACCAACAGCTGCTGGGAAGAAGGAAGTTCAGGATCTAGCAGCGACGAGGAGCATG GTGGTGGAGGGATGCGAGTCGGACCCCAGTACCAGGCCGTTGTTCCGGATTTTGACCCAG aaGTGGCTCaggcagctcagctcagagaaAACCTCGGGATGTTGGTTTGGATCCCCAGCAACTGTTTGAACCAGACTCAGT tggaCGAGTACATCGCCATCgccaaagagaaacatggatACAACATGGAGCAG GCTCTGGGGATGCTCTTctggcacaaacacaacattgagAAATCTCTGGCTGATCTGCCGAACTTCACCCCATTTCCTGACGAGTGGACGGTGGAGGACAGAGTCCTGTTTGAACAGGCCTTCAGCTTCCACGGCAAGAGCTTCCACCGCATCCAGCAGATG TTGCCTGATAAATCGATGGCCAGTCTGGTTCGGTTTTATTACTCTTGGAAGAAAAGTCGTAGTAAAACCAGTTTGATGGACCGACAGACCCGaaaacacaagagagagagagatgacag TGACGATGAAGTTGAAGATGGGAACAGAAATCCTCCGAGTGACTCTGAGTTCGACCAAAATAAAGACGACAAGAAAGAG GTGAGTCCAGGATCAGAGAGATCAGAGGTGAAACCAGCTGCTGGACTGAAG acaggTGGGAAGGCGTCACAGCGAATGAAGAAACGTCCTCCGAGAGGAATGTTTCTGAATCAGCAGGACGTCGTCTCTCTGTCGTCTTCATCTGCTCAGGGACTCATCAGACACCTGGACTGTCAGCTGGTCTCCATCAAGAGACAG ATTCAGACCATTAAACAGACGAACAGCACTTTGAAGGAGAAGCTCAGCTCAGGTGTTGACGAGTTCAGGCAACCTGAG gtgAATCAGAAATTTAACACTCGTTGGaccacagaggagcagctgcttGCTGTACAAG CCATCAGGAAGTATGGGCGGGACTTCCAGGCAATCTCAGATGTGATTGGTAACAAGTCTGTGGTTCAGGTGAAGAACTTCCTGGTGAACTACAGACGGAGGTTTAACCTGGACGAGGTTCTTCAGGAGTGGGAGGCTGAACACGgcatggagggaggagaggggggagacgaaggaggagaggaggacaagatggaggagaagatggaggtgtgtcctgctgaggaggaggaggttacAGCCAAGGAGACAAAGGAG AACTCGTCCTCTCCAGTCGACTCCCAGAAGCCTCTGGCCTCCTGA